Proteins encoded in a region of the Triticum dicoccoides isolate Atlit2015 ecotype Zavitan chromosome 3A, WEW_v2.0, whole genome shotgun sequence genome:
- the LOC119267209 gene encoding zinc finger CCCH domain-containing protein 2-like, with amino-acid sequence MMMMSEGVSVPPWGSHLPVSGVDAGGGGGGDETPFLFAALRQYLPCNDLVGAGAGAEDEDEAAAMAAAVDAYACDEFRMYDFKVRRCARGRSHDWTECPFAHPGEKARRRDPRKYHYSGTACPDFRKGGCKRGDACEYAHGVFECWLHPARYRTQPCKDGTACRRRVCFFAHTPDQLRAMPSQHSSPRSTPLSPLAESYDGSPLRRQAFESYLSKSIMSSSPTSTLLSSPPKSPPSESPPLSPDGAASFRRGSWPGVGSPVNDVLASLRQLRLAKAQASPSGGWSGYPTSPAAYGSPKGAGLYSLPTTPMGTQTSASSFMANLEPLNLRFIDDEEPVQRVESGRALREKVFERLSRDGAAPRSCEVVGAGAGGPDVGWVSDLIN; translated from the coding sequence ATGATGATGATGAGCGAGGGAGTGAGCGTGCCGCCGTGGGGCAGCCACCTGCCCGTGAGCGGCGtcgacgccggcggcggcggcggaggcgacgagACGCCGTTCCTGTTCGCGGCGCTGCGCCAGTACCTGCCGTGCAACGACCTTgtcggcgcgggcgcgggcgccgaggacgaggacgaggcggCAGCCATGGCGGCCGCGGTGGACGCCTACGCCTGCGACGAGTTCCGCATGTACGACTTCAAGGTGCGCCGCTGCGCGAGGGGCCGCAGCCACGACTGGACCGAGTGCCCCTTCGCGCACCCGGGGGAGAAGGCGCGCCGCCGCGACCCGCGCAAGTACCACTACTCCGGCACCGCCTGCCCCGACTTCCGCAAGGGCGGCTGCAAGCGCGGGGACGCCTGCGAGtacgcgcacggcgtcttcgagtgCTGGCTCCACCCGGCGCGCTACCGCACGCAGCCCTGCAAGGACGGCACTGCCTGCCGCCGCCGCGTCTGCTTCTTCGCCCACACCCCGGACCAGCTCCGCGCCATGCCGTCCCAGCACTCCAGCCCCAGGAGCACGCCCCTCTCGCCGCTCGCCGAGTCCTACGACGGCTCGCCGCTCCGCCGCCAGGCGTTCGAGAGCTACCTCAGCAAGAGCATCATGTCATCCTCGCCCACCAGCACCCTGCTCTCCTCGCCGCCCAAGTCGCCCCCGTCCGAGTCGCCGCCATTGTCTCCCGACGGGGCCGCCTCCTTCCGCCGCGGCTCTTGGCCCGGCGTCGGGTCGCCCGTCAATGACGTCCTCGCTTCGCTCCGCCAGCTGCGCCTCGCCAAGGCGCAGGCGTCCCCGTCCGGCGGCTGGTCCGGCTACCCCACCTCCCCTGCCGCCTACGGCTCGCCCAAGGGCGCCGGCCTCTACAGCCTCCCCACCACCCCCATGGGCACTCAGACCAGCGCCTCCAGCTTCATGGCCAACCTGGAGCCACTGAACCTCCGCTTCATCGACGACGAGGAGCCGGTCCAGAGGGTGGAGTCCGGGAGGGCGCTCCGGGAGAAAGTGTTCGAGCGGCTGAGCCGAGACGGTGCCGCGCCCCGCAGCTGCGAGGTCGTCGGCGCCGGAGCAGGAGGCCCCGACGTCGGCTGGGTCTCCGACCTGATCAACTGA